Proteins encoded together in one Halomarina salina window:
- a CDS encoding ubiquinol-cytochrome c reductase iron-sulfur subunit, whose amino-acid sequence MADDDKYPSQTGRRRFVKGVVGAGALAGVGTGAAAALGSATNRSGSGGGITTFKGIANTDGPAPRGMPIIPVDIADDGTISGVWPEVKEVEEGGQTIEVAQMEMGGVTYSTEWFQYCGVQTYAGIEPGADQDNTFKASGSPPPAYEWQTEVYEGGDPLNIEDFSDYESYANSVGAGGLGKPAMATWRSDGTENTIPVQVLRAPQVEELAANDPFMEAATSQGVMAWLDKCTHFCCVPAYKGYAQSANFGAENYVYCQCHQSVYDPFEIVEKSFVALPRPE is encoded by the coding sequence ATGGCAGACGACGACAAGTATCCGAGTCAGACCGGCCGCCGACGCTTCGTCAAGGGCGTCGTCGGTGCCGGAGCGCTCGCAGGCGTCGGGACTGGTGCGGCGGCGGCCCTCGGGTCCGCCACGAACCGCTCCGGGTCCGGCGGTGGTATCACGACGTTCAAAGGAATCGCCAACACCGATGGCCCCGCACCGCGCGGGATGCCCATCATCCCGGTCGACATCGCCGACGACGGCACTATCAGCGGTGTCTGGCCGGAGGTGAAGGAGGTCGAAGAGGGTGGTCAGACCATCGAGGTCGCCCAGATGGAGATGGGTGGGGTGACGTACTCCACGGAGTGGTTCCAGTACTGCGGCGTCCAGACCTACGCCGGCATCGAGCCGGGGGCCGACCAGGACAACACGTTCAAGGCGTCCGGGTCGCCGCCGCCCGCCTACGAGTGGCAGACCGAGGTGTACGAGGGCGGCGACCCGCTCAACATCGAGGACTTCTCGGACTACGAGTCCTACGCCAACAGCGTCGGTGCGGGCGGCCTCGGCAAGCCCGCGATGGCGACCTGGCGCTCCGACGGGACGGAGAACACCATCCCGGTGCAGGTGCTGCGTGCGCCACAGGTCGAGGAACTGGCCGCGAACGACCCGTTCATGGAGGCCGCGACGTCGCAGGGCGTGATGGCGTGGCTCGACAAGTGCACCCACTTCTGCTGTGTCCCCGCCTACAAGGGGTACGCGCAGTCGGCCAACTTCGGTGCCGAGAACTACGTCTACTGCCAGTGCCACCAGTCGGTGTACGACCCGTTCGAGATCGTCGAGAAGTCGTTCGTGGCGCTGCCC
- a CDS encoding DUF7318 family protein, translating to MSSSSKSYGDIHRYEPPRESTAAAIAIVLLTLIEIVFVGMFSYGLATGWGFDEFGNMFLGSILAVIFVDLAFVLLLYRKEFLPDVMIVKKRRRKWEDLYIREEDMEGRQMGGNAWDSVKRAVYPYYKR from the coding sequence ATGAGTTCGAGCAGCAAGAGCTACGGGGACATCCACCGGTACGAACCGCCGCGCGAGTCGACCGCCGCGGCCATCGCCATCGTCCTGCTGACGCTCATCGAGATCGTCTTCGTCGGGATGTTCAGCTACGGACTGGCGACCGGGTGGGGGTTCGACGAGTTCGGGAACATGTTCCTCGGGAGCATCCTCGCGGTCATCTTCGTCGACCTCGCGTTCGTCCTCCTGCTGTACCGGAAGGAGTTCCTCCCCGACGTGATGATCGTCAAGAAGCGTCGGCGCAAGTGGGAGGACCTCTACATCCGCGAGGAGGACATGGAGGGTCGACAGATGGGCGGCAACGCGTGGGATAGCGTGAAACGAGCGGTCTACCCCTACTACAAACGATAA
- a CDS encoding DUF7319 domain-containing protein, which produces MADGPSAARSDDESDAVDSTGTAGDGEAGREERPADSAENAADDPQRDEDDLSVEELRAQVEEKYDFDNFGPQDMEQMTAREWDAVFDPESWITGTELLDRLEADLKNRVLDRDVFARIERFEDPERLVAYSDEGYAVVYGDGTVEGMGTVLRDVKPSVALASMEEYEVAEMPDGEVLPTPLEVPEGGGDLGHQVLQVVAAVQLLMGVGLVFSPLVVDLGQSWLVALVAGLGFVVIGVLLFFVVANARLSDKFRAEEYRNRLRAIGLDSDERPAFLDELEAEGRLANAEDDSTEDAA; this is translated from the coding sequence ATGGCTGATGGGCCGTCTGCCGCCCGTTCCGACGACGAGAGCGACGCCGTCGACTCGACGGGCACCGCCGGTGACGGCGAGGCCGGACGCGAGGAGCGTCCCGCCGACAGCGCGGAGAACGCCGCAGACGACCCGCAACGCGACGAGGACGACCTCTCGGTGGAGGAACTCCGGGCGCAGGTCGAGGAGAAGTACGACTTCGACAACTTCGGCCCGCAGGACATGGAGCAGATGACCGCCCGCGAGTGGGACGCCGTCTTCGACCCGGAGTCGTGGATCACCGGGACGGAACTGCTCGACCGCCTCGAAGCCGACCTGAAGAACCGGGTGCTCGACCGGGACGTCTTCGCCCGTATCGAGCGGTTCGAGGACCCCGAGCGCCTCGTCGCGTACTCCGACGAGGGCTACGCGGTGGTCTACGGAGACGGCACCGTCGAGGGGATGGGAACCGTCCTCCGGGACGTGAAGCCCTCGGTAGCGCTCGCGTCGATGGAGGAGTACGAGGTGGCGGAGATGCCCGACGGCGAGGTGCTGCCCACGCCGCTGGAGGTGCCCGAGGGCGGCGGTGACCTGGGCCACCAGGTGCTGCAGGTCGTCGCGGCGGTACAGCTCCTGATGGGCGTCGGCCTCGTCTTCTCGCCGCTGGTCGTCGACCTGGGTCAGTCGTGGCTGGTCGCCCTCGTCGCCGGGCTGGGGTTCGTCGTCATCGGCGTCCTGCTGTTCTTCGTCGTCGCCAACGCGAGACTCTCCGACAAGTTCCGTGCGGAGGAGTACCGGAACCGCCTGCGGGCAATCGGTCTCGACTCCGACGAGCGCCCCGCGTTTCTCGACGAGCTGGAGGCCGAGGGCCGACTCGCGAACGCCGAAGACGATTCCACTGAAGACGCCGCTTGA
- a CDS encoding DUF7321 family protein encodes MFGLSEVQTATLVACSVSLSFPLLLYGAWIMIEAEAVTWDVLTYHLKFIVTGLALTTVPLVTWMLPRLASQFGDGLAVVHAFLGLQAYAMLAFGGTGIVRIFRAKYEHDLYHDYDEEVLLDEIGDENMRFWRRRLRVGVFGYVLFWLLAYIVGIGRFLLQYDIL; translated from the coding sequence ATGTTCGGCCTCAGCGAGGTCCAGACCGCGACGCTCGTCGCGTGCTCCGTCTCGCTCAGCTTCCCCCTCCTGCTCTACGGCGCGTGGATAATGATAGAGGCCGAGGCGGTGACGTGGGACGTGCTGACCTACCACCTGAAGTTCATCGTCACCGGACTCGCGCTCACGACGGTACCGCTGGTCACCTGGATGCTGCCCCGTCTGGCCAGTCAGTTCGGGGACGGCCTCGCCGTCGTCCACGCCTTCCTCGGCCTGCAGGCGTACGCGATGCTCGCGTTCGGCGGGACCGGAATCGTCCGCATCTTCCGGGCGAAGTACGAACACGACCTCTACCACGACTACGACGAGGAAGTGCTGCTCGACGAGATCGGCGACGAGAACATGCGGTTCTGGCGACGACGCCTCCGCGTCGGCGTCTTCGGCTACGTCCTCTTCTGGCTCCTCGCCTACATCGTCGGCATCGGACGATTCCTCCTCCAGTACGATATTCTCTGA
- the nth gene encoding endonuclease III, producing MGVPLDSREEQAEAVVDRLQEEYPDSTISLRYSNRLELLIAVVLSAQCTDERVNEVTADLFETYRTPEDYANATEEELADAIYGITFHNNKGSYLQGIGERIVEDHDGEVPDTMSALTDLPGVGRKTANVVLQHGHDVVEGIVVDTHVQRLSRRLGLTEEESPEHIETDLLPVVPEAHWQQFTHLLIDHGRAVCDARNPDCSACVLADICPSSKLDSEVDLASGEQW from the coding sequence ATGGGCGTCCCCCTCGACTCGCGGGAGGAACAGGCCGAAGCAGTCGTCGACCGGTTGCAGGAGGAGTACCCCGACTCGACCATCTCGCTCCGGTACTCGAACCGACTCGAACTGCTGATAGCGGTCGTCCTCTCCGCGCAGTGTACCGACGAACGCGTCAACGAGGTCACCGCGGACCTCTTCGAGACCTACCGAACGCCGGAGGACTACGCGAACGCGACCGAGGAGGAACTCGCCGACGCCATCTACGGCATCACGTTCCACAACAACAAGGGGAGCTACCTGCAGGGCATCGGCGAGCGCATCGTCGAGGACCACGACGGCGAGGTGCCGGACACCATGTCGGCGCTGACGGACCTCCCCGGTGTGGGGCGGAAGACGGCGAACGTCGTCCTCCAGCACGGCCACGACGTCGTCGAGGGAATCGTCGTCGACACGCACGTCCAGCGGCTCTCGCGGCGACTCGGCCTGACCGAGGAGGAGTCGCCCGAGCACATCGAGACGGACCTGCTGCCGGTCGTCCCCGAGGCGCACTGGCAGCAGTTCACCCACCTGCTCATCGACCACGGGCGAGCGGTCTGCGACGCTCGGAACCCGGACTGCTCGGCGTGCGTGCTGGCGGACATCTGCCCGTCGTCGAAGCTCGATTCGGAGGTAGACCTCGCCAGCGGCGAGCAGTGGTGA
- a CDS encoding DUF106 domain-containing protein yields the protein MSGPPADAANRDEPAADRVVRERAAEHDGPLQYDDVRDAVEAEQWGRLLADGTLVPDGEGFVLADEAADRGWSSADKAAGIGALCLLAGYQVGPLGSFVGSTLNVALGPVQAALPFAVVVLGLAVATAGVSTAVRRRMGGDVSPPDRERLRDLDERLDAARERGDDAVVERLEARKKALAREQFAALKAQFRPLVWTMLVTVPVFLWLSWLVASPAAAVTPVAPMYPLVGRVVWTARVLGPIQAWMAWYFVCSVVAGTTLRRTVDRVAA from the coding sequence ATGTCAGGCCCTCCAGCCGACGCCGCGAACCGCGACGAGCCCGCGGCCGACCGAGTCGTCCGCGAACGCGCCGCCGAACACGACGGTCCCCTGCAGTACGACGACGTGCGCGACGCCGTCGAGGCCGAGCAGTGGGGTCGCCTCCTCGCCGACGGGACGCTCGTCCCCGACGGCGAGGGGTTCGTACTCGCCGACGAGGCAGCCGACCGGGGCTGGTCCAGCGCGGACAAGGCGGCGGGAATCGGCGCGCTCTGTCTCCTCGCGGGCTACCAGGTCGGCCCCCTGGGGTCGTTCGTCGGGTCGACGCTGAACGTCGCCCTCGGCCCCGTGCAGGCCGCCCTCCCGTTCGCGGTGGTCGTCCTCGGCCTCGCGGTCGCGACGGCCGGCGTATCCACGGCCGTCCGTCGTCGGATGGGCGGTGACGTCTCGCCACCGGACCGCGAGCGACTTCGCGACCTGGACGAGCGCCTCGACGCCGCCCGGGAACGTGGCGACGACGCCGTCGTCGAGCGACTCGAAGCGCGGAAGAAGGCGCTCGCCCGCGAGCAGTTCGCCGCGCTCAAGGCCCAGTTCCGGCCGCTCGTCTGGACGATGCTCGTCACGGTTCCCGTCTTCCTCTGGCTGTCGTGGCTGGTCGCGTCGCCCGCGGCGGCGGTGACGCCGGTCGCTCCGATGTACCCCCTCGTCGGGCGCGTCGTCTGGACGGCGCGAGTCCTCGGACCGATACAGGCGTGGATGGCGTGGTACTTCGTCTGCTCCGTCGTCGCCGGGACGACGCTCCGCCGGACGGTCGACCGCGTGGCGGCCTGA
- a CDS encoding GNAT family N-acetyltransferase, with protein MSGATFLGGDRVELRTVEADDLDFLRETTNHPDVRRNLGSSTPTNGHAEREWFERMSADDDAQFLVWADDERVGTVGLHDFRPGWGLAETGYFFHPDHWGNGYATEALELVCGYGFRERRLNKVAARTFAFNEASGRVLEKVGFSQEGTHRNEAFERGEHVDLLYWGLLVDEFDD; from the coding sequence ATGTCCGGAGCGACGTTCCTCGGCGGCGACCGCGTCGAACTCAGAACCGTCGAGGCGGACGACCTCGACTTCCTCCGCGAGACGACGAACCACCCCGACGTCCGGCGGAACCTCGGTTCCTCCACGCCCACGAACGGCCACGCCGAACGCGAGTGGTTCGAGCGGATGAGCGCCGACGACGACGCACAGTTCCTCGTCTGGGCGGACGACGAGCGCGTCGGAACCGTCGGCCTCCACGACTTCCGTCCGGGGTGGGGGCTGGCCGAGACGGGCTACTTCTTCCACCCCGACCACTGGGGGAACGGCTACGCCACCGAGGCGCTCGAACTCGTCTGTGGGTACGGCTTCCGCGAGCGACGATTGAACAAGGTCGCCGCCCGCACGTTCGCCTTCAACGAGGCCTCGGGCCGGGTGCTGGAGAAGGTCGGGTTCAGCCAGGAGGGGACCCACCGCAACGAGGCGTTCGAACGCGGGGAACACGTCGACCTGCTGTACTGGGGGCTGCTCGTCGACGAGTTCGACGACTGA
- the gdhB gene encoding glutamate dehydrogenase GdhB: MSSTRLLSDVSLLDDTLDQIDVATVSLDVDPDVRCLLQSVDQVHKVSVPFRRDDGRVEVVTGYRVQHNDVLGPYKGGLRYSLDVDEDECSALAVLMTLKCSLLDLPFGGAKGGVAVDPDDLSDAEHERLTRRFAEELRKVIGPNTDIPAPDMGTSERTMAWFMDAYSTQAGEPRPGVVTGKPPAVGGSRGRAAAPGRSVAIATREACDYYDVGLEGATVAVQGFGAVGQHAARTLHEWGADVVAVSDVDGGCYDPTGLDVPGLCEDASSGRVNTAGHRTRMLTNDELLALDVDVLIPAAVGGVLTEANAPDVRASLVVEGANGPTTPAADRVLAANGVPVVPDVFANAGGVTVSYFEWLQDRSRRRWSLPEVHGELESKLLDAWAELVAASESHDVTLREAAHVVAVGRIADAIGYRGV, from the coding sequence ATGAGCTCCACACGACTCCTCTCCGACGTATCCCTGCTCGACGACACGCTCGACCAGATCGACGTAGCGACGGTCTCCCTGGACGTCGACCCCGACGTTCGGTGCCTGCTCCAGAGCGTCGACCAGGTCCACAAGGTGAGCGTCCCGTTCCGGCGCGACGACGGGCGCGTCGAGGTGGTGACCGGCTACCGCGTCCAGCACAACGACGTCCTCGGCCCGTACAAGGGCGGCCTGCGGTACAGCCTCGACGTCGACGAGGACGAGTGCTCGGCGCTCGCCGTCCTGATGACGCTGAAGTGCTCGCTGCTGGACCTCCCGTTCGGCGGCGCGAAGGGCGGCGTCGCGGTCGACCCCGACGACCTGAGCGACGCCGAGCACGAACGGCTCACGCGCCGGTTCGCCGAGGAACTCCGGAAGGTCATCGGGCCGAACACGGACATCCCGGCTCCGGACATGGGCACGTCCGAGCGGACGATGGCGTGGTTCATGGACGCCTACTCGACGCAGGCCGGCGAGCCACGACCCGGCGTCGTCACCGGGAAGCCCCCCGCAGTCGGCGGGTCGCGTGGTCGCGCGGCGGCTCCCGGTCGGAGCGTCGCCATCGCGACGCGAGAGGCGTGTGACTACTACGACGTCGGCCTGGAGGGAGCCACCGTCGCCGTCCAGGGGTTCGGAGCCGTCGGACAGCACGCCGCCCGGACCCTCCACGAGTGGGGCGCTGACGTCGTCGCCGTCTCCGACGTCGACGGTGGCTGCTACGACCCGACCGGTCTCGACGTACCAGGGCTCTGCGAGGACGCCTCGTCCGGCCGCGTCAACACCGCCGGCCACCGCACGCGGATGCTCACGAACGACGAGTTGCTCGCGCTCGACGTCGACGTGCTGATTCCCGCCGCCGTCGGCGGGGTGCTGACCGAGGCGAACGCGCCGGACGTCAGAGCGTCGCTCGTCGTCGAGGGAGCGAACGGGCCGACGACGCCCGCCGCGGACCGCGTCCTCGCGGCGAACGGCGTCCCGGTCGTCCCCGACGTCTTCGCCAACGCGGGCGGCGTCACCGTCTCGTACTTCGAGTGGCTCCAGGACCGGTCGCGCCGTCGCTGGTCGCTCCCGGAGGTCCACGGGGAACTGGAGTCGAAACTGCTCGACGCGTGGGCGGAACTGGTCGCGGCGAGCGAGAGCCACGACGTCACCCTGCGCGAGGCGGCGCACGTCGTCGCCGTCGGCCGCATCGCCGACGCCATCGGCTACCGGGGCGTCTGA
- a CDS encoding acyl-CoA dehydrogenase family protein — MDFDLPSEHRMIRDTVREFCDEEIEPIAWDIEEERRFPEEVFDELADLDMMGVPISEEYGGLGGDQLMYALVTEELGRVSGSIGLSYAAHTSLATKPIELFGTEAQKERWLEPLATGEYVGAWALTEPSSGSDASDMDTTARKEGDEYVIDGTKQFITNASVAGSILVKAVTDSEAGYDGISTFIVDPREDDGFEVVTEWEKMGLNASPTCEIKFTNCRVPEDRLLGEEGEGWKQTMKTLNGGRISIAALSVGLGQGAFEAARDYATEREQFGKPISKFDAVRDMVVEMDRKVERSRLLTHKSATQYDDGEDVTHSSALAKYDASETAREVAEDAVQVLGGYGYTTDFAPQRFYRDAKLMEIGEGTSEIQRMIIGRQLGL; from the coding sequence ATGGACTTCGACCTACCGTCCGAACACCGGATGATTCGGGACACCGTCCGGGAGTTCTGCGACGAGGAGATCGAACCTATCGCCTGGGACATCGAGGAGGAGCGACGCTTCCCGGAGGAGGTGTTCGACGAACTCGCCGACCTCGACATGATGGGCGTCCCCATCTCCGAGGAGTACGGCGGCCTCGGCGGCGACCAGTTGATGTACGCGCTCGTCACCGAGGAACTCGGGCGAGTCTCCGGCTCTATCGGTCTCTCCTACGCCGCCCACACCAGCCTCGCCACGAAGCCAATCGAGCTGTTCGGCACCGAGGCCCAGAAGGAGCGGTGGCTCGAACCGCTCGCGACCGGCGAGTACGTCGGCGCGTGGGCGCTCACCGAACCGAGCTCCGGCTCGGACGCGAGCGACATGGACACGACCGCACGCAAGGAGGGCGACGAGTACGTCATCGACGGCACCAAGCAGTTCATCACGAACGCCTCCGTCGCCGGGTCCATCCTCGTCAAGGCGGTCACCGACTCCGAGGCGGGCTACGACGGCATCTCGACGTTCATCGTCGACCCGCGCGAGGACGACGGGTTCGAGGTCGTCACCGAGTGGGAGAAGATGGGGCTGAACGCCTCGCCCACGTGTGAAATCAAGTTCACGAACTGCCGCGTCCCCGAGGACCGACTGCTCGGCGAGGAGGGCGAGGGCTGGAAGCAGACGATGAAGACGCTCAACGGCGGACGCATCTCCATCGCGGCGCTCTCCGTGGGCCTCGGACAGGGCGCGTTCGAGGCGGCCCGCGACTACGCTACAGAGCGCGAACAGTTCGGGAAACCCATCTCGAAGTTCGACGCCGTCCGCGACATGGTCGTCGAGATGGACCGGAAGGTGGAGCGCTCGCGCCTGCTCACCCACAAGTCCGCGACGCAGTACGACGACGGCGAGGACGTCACCCACAGCTCAGCGCTGGCGAAGTACGACGCCAGCGAGACGGCCCGCGAGGTCGCGGAGGACGCGGTCCAGGTGCTCGGCGGCTACGGCTACACCACCGACTTCGCGCCCCAGCGCTTCTACCGCGACGCGAAGCTGATGGAGATCGGCGAGGGGACGAGCGAGATTCAGCGGATGATCATCGGCCGACAGCTCGGGCTGTAA
- a CDS encoding alginate lyase family protein, producing MYPEDGGNGSVDGARENDDGRGRGRRWSRRRVLGATGALAAGAAAGCIATNAEGQTGGDSEGGSDPALFADRGELAAVKRRVDAGDEPWASAYESFIADADESLDATPKSVTDGDGSNLFESSDPDDDTRGDYVRAIEMGDRIRDLGLAYEFTGDDAYAERAVEFVDHWYFGDTRMTPEETDTIELYITLPKMWYGAELVRDHPAWDDVEGSQEGLADWIRTYFETVGTDVPDWVQNIFVWRETAHAAGAAYLGDEEELTACFDRLRDAAFVQLDDDGLLEEELDRSEGLSYSLYALKAFVTAAELGRHYGESFYDHERFGGSALKLMFDAHAPFFFDPESFDERFGESGGFAAREREEGTSAYELAYSYWGDDRYLDVVESDGSEITNEPTYVEQHQDAIDAKGRPVRDERLLGWTTLTHGNRFDLDLDEEGESDERSRGSVSGRE from the coding sequence ATGTACCCGGAGGATGGCGGTAACGGCAGTGTCGACGGAGCCCGCGAGAACGACGACGGCCGTGGTCGCGGCCGCCGGTGGTCGCGGCGGCGGGTGCTCGGCGCGACGGGAGCCCTCGCCGCCGGGGCGGCCGCCGGCTGCATCGCGACGAACGCCGAGGGACAGACCGGCGGCGACAGCGAGGGCGGGAGCGACCCGGCGCTGTTCGCCGACCGCGGGGAACTGGCGGCGGTCAAGCGCCGCGTCGACGCCGGCGACGAGCCGTGGGCGAGCGCCTACGAGTCGTTCATCGCGGACGCCGACGAGTCGCTCGACGCGACGCCGAAGAGCGTCACCGACGGCGACGGGAGCAACCTGTTCGAGTCGAGCGACCCCGACGACGACACCCGGGGCGACTACGTGCGGGCCATCGAGATGGGCGACCGCATCCGTGACCTCGGACTCGCCTACGAGTTCACGGGCGACGACGCGTACGCCGAGCGTGCGGTCGAGTTCGTCGACCACTGGTACTTCGGCGACACGCGCATGACGCCGGAGGAGACCGACACCATCGAACTGTACATCACGCTCCCGAAGATGTGGTACGGCGCGGAACTCGTCCGCGACCACCCGGCCTGGGACGACGTCGAGGGCTCCCAGGAGGGACTCGCCGACTGGATACGCACGTACTTCGAGACGGTCGGGACGGACGTCCCCGACTGGGTGCAGAACATCTTCGTCTGGCGCGAGACGGCCCACGCGGCCGGCGCGGCGTACCTCGGCGACGAGGAGGAGCTGACGGCCTGTTTCGACCGCCTCCGCGACGCCGCGTTCGTCCAGCTCGACGACGACGGGTTGCTGGAGGAGGAACTCGACCGCAGCGAGGGGCTGTCGTACTCGCTGTACGCGCTGAAGGCGTTCGTCACGGCCGCCGAACTCGGCCGCCACTACGGCGAGTCGTTCTACGACCACGAGCGGTTCGGCGGGAGCGCGTTGAAGCTCATGTTCGACGCCCACGCGCCGTTCTTCTTCGACCCCGAGTCGTTCGACGAGCGGTTCGGCGAGTCCGGCGGGTTCGCCGCGCGCGAGCGAGAGGAGGGCACCTCGGCGTACGAACTGGCGTACTCCTACTGGGGCGACGACCGGTATCTGGACGTCGTCGAGTCCGACGGCAGCGAGATTACGAACGAACCGACCTACGTCGAGCAGCACCAGGACGCCATCGACGCGAAGGGCCGGCCCGTCCGCGACGAGCGACTGCTCGGGTGGACGACGCTGACCCACGGCAACCGGTTCGACCTCGACCTCGACGAGGAGGGGGAGTCCGACGAGCGGTCCCGAGGGTCGGTCTCCGGTCGCGAGTGA
- a CDS encoding RIO1 family regulatory kinase/ATPase domain-containing protein yields MAFRRFLRGQVEWDQIEGVMLEVARRYDQDHLRVEFLDADNWLSTPCVVDDRWFVKIISPQHSLLHAVLTTGRNLGAFSSGQEGFFEHVADPAEMADRELEATRRMRDIGIDVPEPVEAFEHDGLGVLVVEYLPEFVTLDDLPRSEVVRFAPDLFRALARMHAVGLAHGDLRAENVLVARDRLYLIDATSVREGAIEQARAYDLACALAALEPLVGPRTVLDAAREHYPTADLLAAEDFLDFVNMRPDHDFDAASVKGEIEKQATAEGVEG; encoded by the coding sequence ATGGCCTTCCGGCGGTTCCTGCGGGGACAGGTCGAGTGGGACCAGATCGAGGGCGTGATGCTCGAAGTGGCCCGCCGCTACGACCAGGACCACCTCCGCGTCGAGTTCCTCGACGCCGACAACTGGCTCTCGACGCCCTGCGTCGTCGACGACCGCTGGTTCGTGAAGATAATCTCGCCCCAGCACTCGCTGCTCCACGCCGTCCTCACGACCGGCCGGAACCTCGGCGCGTTCTCCAGCGGGCAGGAGGGGTTCTTCGAACACGTCGCCGACCCGGCCGAGATGGCCGACCGGGAACTGGAGGCGACCCGCCGGATGCGCGACATCGGCATCGACGTCCCCGAACCGGTCGAGGCGTTCGAGCACGACGGACTCGGCGTGCTGGTCGTCGAGTACCTGCCGGAGTTCGTGACGCTCGACGACCTGCCGCGGAGCGAGGTCGTCCGGTTCGCTCCCGACCTGTTCCGGGCGCTGGCCCGGATGCACGCCGTCGGCCTCGCCCACGGCGACCTGCGGGCCGAGAACGTCCTCGTCGCCCGCGACCGCCTCTACCTCATCGACGCGACGAGCGTCCGCGAGGGAGCCATCGAGCAGGCGCGGGCGTACGACCTCGCGTGTGCGCTCGCGGCCCTCGAACCGCTCGTCGGCCCGCGGACCGTCCTCGACGCCGCGCGCGAACACTACCCGACGGCGGACCTGCTGGCGGCCGAGGACTTCCTCGACTTCGTCAACATGCGCCCGGACCACGACTTCGACGCCGCGAGCGTGAAAGGCGAGATAGAGAAGCAGGCGACGGCCGAGGGCGTCGAAGGCTGA
- a CDS encoding DUF4112 domain-containing protein codes for MDDSSTDAPDDPTDDGDVLNDIGNDDFDVPDSVDEAALDRMRAVADLLDEAVTIPGTDVKVGLDPIVSAIPVVGPALSAGVSLYIVLEAANLGVPFTTVVRMLGNVTVDVATGSIPVVGPIFDTFWKTNAWNVDLVEEFLEGERRSDRERRAFSPGRAGRQGKTTDDEDDCPIRIEVTD; via the coding sequence ATGGACGACTCATCCACCGACGCACCCGACGACCCCACCGACGACGGCGACGTGCTCAACGACATCGGGAACGACGACTTCGACGTCCCCGACTCCGTCGACGAGGCCGCCCTCGACCGGATGCGGGCCGTCGCGGACCTGCTCGACGAGGCGGTCACCATCCCCGGCACCGACGTGAAGGTCGGTCTCGACCCCATCGTGAGCGCGATTCCCGTCGTCGGCCCGGCGCTCTCGGCGGGCGTCTCGCTGTACATCGTCCTCGAAGCGGCGAACCTCGGCGTCCCGTTCACCACCGTCGTCCGGATGCTCGGGAACGTCACCGTCGACGTGGCGACGGGGTCGATTCCGGTCGTCGGGCCCATCTTCGACACGTTCTGGAAGACCAACGCGTGGAACGTCGACCTGGTCGAGGAGTTCCTCGAAGGGGAGCGCCGGAGCGACCGCGAGCGCCGGGCGTTCAGTCCGGGCCGAGCGGGTCGGCAGGGCAAGACCACCGACGACGAGGACGACTGTCCCATCCGCATCGAAGTCACGGACTGA